In Montipora capricornis isolate CH-2021 chromosome 4, ASM3666992v2, whole genome shotgun sequence, the DNA window ATGAcgttaagggcccactgacggatttttcgcgcgttgctagggaagtgaaatgttacttccggtgactgacgtcatcatatagTGAGCTGACGAGAAAACCcattcacaagcaaaaatcaccgcacgaaatattgtttgcatcgaaggtttttcctcgcccttcctcacgctcattctcagatcaactgcgcatgcgtaaacaaactgacttccggtttaagaaaaaacctaaatttccggcggtctttaaattgaattaattttttttcatatggcacgtttcacctccaGATACAGAATGTaggtaagcattgattttttcaaatcatcttttttgaaaattttatgggtatttcagtatcgtttatttctctaaaaagaacatttttcaaaataaaaagaaaaccatgcttggctggatgcaaaaacgaatacaaattatgaaaccactgataaaacacccaaattgtgtagcacggagacaaatttagagttttcttttattggtcacgtgaccatgggcgtggcatgatgacgtcatatttagggtcattggtttacaaaagtcggaaactgaccaaaataatgtcaAATTCTCTCGAATTAgttaactattacatccttagcaacgcaccccaaaaaatacgtcagtaggcccttaagcGCCTTAACAGAGGTTATATCGGAATCAGAGTTCAGAGTCATGACTTACCAAATGCACTTTGTCCTTTTTCTCAGCCCTTCCAGTGATTCATCCTTCCACACAGATTGCATCTTTTACCCCATGCGGGACATAATTGTTCTTTTAGAACGTGAGATTTGCAACAGAATTTGCATTTGAGCTTTCGTGACACTTGGTTGTTTAGATCGTCAGTACGGCCACCTCGTTTCCCTCGTATTTTCAGAGAGCTATCTTCAGGTTTAATAGTGTGAATTTCTTCTAGTTTCCCACCGATAGCCTGCAGTTGGGTTGTAGCGCTTTCAGAGGTGCGGCAGATGTCAATACACTTCTTTAAGTCAAGCTTGCGCTCTTGTAGTAAACGCTTTCGTGCATCTTCATTTCTAACCCCAAGGACAATACGGTCACGGAGAAGGGAGTCGCTCATATTAGGGCAAGTACAGAAGTTGCATGATTCAGTCAAGTTTCGAAGGCCAGTGAGGTAAGCGTCGAAGCTTTCGCCGGCTTCCTGATTCCTTTGATTAAACTTGAAACGCTCATAAGTTTCGTTAACATCTCCCATGAAGTATTCGTCGAATTTCGCGATGATGGTGTCCACCTTGTCAGGATTGTCATTCGTGCTATATCGGAAAGCGTTGTAGATTTCTAAGGCGCTTTGGCCGATTGTGCAAAGGAAGAGAGCTTTCTGATATGAGTCGTCCTGAGTTGATATCTTGGAAACGATAGCGAAATTAAGCCAGGCCTGTTTCCACAACTTCCACTGTTTGGCCGAACAGTCCACTAGGTTTAGAGGAGGGGGTGGTTTTACCTGAGGTAAAGGCGGACGATTCATCATAGTTTGGCTCGAAGGTATACCTTGTGAAGCTTGTGAAGAAACAACCACGGGAGTTTCAGCAGATCCTTCGTCGCTCATCGCGAGAATAGTAAATAAAATAACAGATCCCACCGCTGCCACCATGTATCAATACGCATGAGAGCACTTAACAGACATGAGAAGCGACAGACCTTGTGATAAACAACAAGCCTTTTAATAACGGGAACAAGAACAACCTTTTTCACATCCGGGAATCTCTAAATACATATAAGGGTATGTCACGCAACATGTTACAATGACAACTCATTACAAACACGGTTGTCAAGTTTACAGGATGCAGGGTTCTTCCAGGCATAGATATTACTATCAGTGTCCTTCCTAGTCCTACGCAACCTTTTGAACAATACCATAAGAATAATAGAActgcagaaaaaaatattgcttgACTTTTCCGTGTTTCTATCATTCGACGACGTATCATTGAATATCAACTCCACCTTGAAAAACACAGTTTTCTAACCGACCCAGAATTGGATGATGTTATGTAAGTATGAATTCTTCTATTGTCATATTTGGAATTCCAATGCTATACCCCGGTAAAATTGATATATATTGGTTTTGACAAAATTTATAGATGAGGCTGAATGCTATTTCCAAGAGCTCACAAAAGTGGTGTTATTTAACAACAATCTTTATTCcttttaaatttacattttaacATATTGACCAGCCCACAGATAGCTAGTGCTAGTCTAGGAGGGCCAGTCAATCAAGATCTAATTAAATGTttatataaataaattaattacatAATTACAAAAAAGTCAAATAAAACAGAAAGGTAGGATATGGTGATATTAGACAAAATAAGGTACTAGACCAAAATACACAAGAAAGGATTTACAAAACTGTTTATTACAAGTACAATTAAGGCTGTTTTTCACTAGTGCATAAGCATAAGCCGACATATGCAGACACAGTAAGATGCTGACAATTAGCACCTTTcgttggaaattttccaaacaaAAGGCGCTAATTATCAACATCTTACTGCGTCTGCGTATGTcggcttatgcttatgcttatgcgcTAGTGAAAACCGGCCTTTACAGATAAGATTTAAACAAGGAACATAACAAAACTAGAGGTATAATGATTGAAATTTATCAGGCACtataaattaagaaattgaGTCAGGGTGTCGACTTCAACATAGCCATCCCTAGGTGAAAGGGTCTCAAATAGAAATCGGCAGATTGAAAAATATCTGAGTTTCTCCTATAGTTATTGGGAGTCAAACCTATGGCCTGTGGGTTTGTTGGTCAGAGGTGTCCTGTATGATCATTGAGAGCATGTTGTCGTAGTCCGCCATGATGGATCGCGTAGCGGATAAAGAAGTATAGTTCTCTTGCTAGTACAGAAAAGAAATATGTTGAGCCACTATTAAGCAGCCATGATTCATCGGGAAAATGCCAAGTGGCCACTTTATAGACGGTGCAAGTGGCCACTTTATAGAGGGCTGGCATTCAGCCTCATGtattaaaattttgccaaatcaATATATCAGTTCACTGGTATACACATGAATGTAATGCAAGCATTGTAATTTTAAATATGACAATGGAAGAATCGCACTTACAtaactgttatttttattaacaTTGTCCAATTCTGCATTGGGAGAATTGTGTTTTTCAAAGTGGAGTTGATATTCGTTGATGTATCATCGGATTGTCTTTGCAAAAGAAGGCATTGAAAGTTGTTTCATTTTCCTCATATAAAGTTCCCTCTTGtacactttttcaaaaaaaactgAACTGTTTATTGGATTATATAAAATAAGACATTTTCTTGTTAGCactttctgtttcaatctttgGTCAAAATTGTTACCGCTGCTGAAGGGAGACGATGACGTTGTATGCATAAGACAcagacaaaacaatacaaaacaaaCCTCCTGCATTTATTTTTGTCATGATACTTCGCAAGGAAATAAATACGTTTAAGGGGGCAGGGGCAATGTCAGTTTCTTCATGTCTTCTTATCCTCAACAAATTCACTCCCAGTGTATTTCAATGGTTTCTGGTTAGAAAATACTTGAATTCATAACCATTGTACAAGGAAGTCTACTAATCTACCCAAAAAGTGTAATAGGGCAAATTTGGGTGTTTGCTCAACAAGAAATGAAGTAATTGATATATGGAACACCATTTCACATGAAATAAGAGTCTTTTTCAGGGGTGTGTTTAAAACACGAAATGGCGGAATGGCAGTTGACATTGTGTGATATGGCTAACCCATAcaattattgagagctaactaCCTTTGAGTCAGTGATTTTAAGGCTAACCGAAGCGCTATTTAGGCTAACCAAAGTGTTGTTTAGGCTAACTGGAGTGACGTTTTGCCATTTCACCATTTCGCCCGGTTAGCCAAAATAGCGCTTCGGGTAGCCTAAAAATCACTTACTTGAAGGTGGTTACCTCTCAATAATTGTATGGTGTTAACCGTACcacctacatgtattttcagTTGGTAGGGAGCAGTTATGGATCAATACTTCATGTATAAGTGCATGGAATCAAGTAACTCTTCATGTAATGTAAGTCGAATTATGGCCTTGCTGAGTCGACGAGTCGAAACGATGAAACGACACATCGAAACGATGAAACGCCATGACGAAACGACGAAACAGCAAAACGACAAACGACGACGAAGCAATGTGGTCAGTGATGAGTTGAACTCGTAAAACGACGAGTCGAAGAGGCCAGCCGACGAATCTATTGTAACTGACAAGATGACGAGTCAAACTCACGAAGCGACGAGTCGCCTTCTTAAAACGGCGAGTCGAACTGGCAATTCTACGAGTCGAACTCGGAAAACAACGACTCGACTAGAAGTATCGGTGTTCGGAAACGATGAAACGCCATAACGAAACGACGAGACGAACATTCTGTCCACGATCTACCTTCATACTGATGTCACGCTACATACTAGATCCCGCAAAGACAGACATAACGCCCACGTAATTTCCATTCAAACAACCCGTTCCGAGACATACTACCCCTATAGCTATGTcacctgttgaatttatttgcaattgtaaacattaagtgattttcaccggtacattatctgcgttgttatgaatgagcaactggctgcagaaacatttacttgtttcgtttcgtacttggcaaattaaaacataGGCGCTCGAGAGGCGCATGTGACTACTTCAGAGATGTACAAGGGAAAAAGAAGTAGAATATTCTGTCATGTGAATAGGGGTGGCTGAATTGTGGGAATTGATTCACCACATCTTCCATATCGATAGTTTTTCGACCATCGAAAAATTTACGTGCGATagatcattttcactgtcacgcaacaaaaaaataaattcgaaacgttcgatgaaaaaggccaataacTTGGAATATTGCGGGAAACAAATTTAGACACCACCTCCAATTCACagatctgtgcggtacatcgtttctgagctcTTTGTCGAAGCGTTGAAATCACACAACTTATTTTTACTTGTGTAAGCATAGTAAGCTGGgtctgttcttgttttgattttaggctcagaacgtacagtacacttaacaattttaagcgttttacctactgtgcgaagtttcaagtattttatacaattactgtacgtacattcctgttgtttattaaagagaaaagtttttCTGGAAGTGTAAATGCGATATTTGTCATTAAGGCCCTTTAGCCATGAATTTCACCCTACCCCCGGTAATACGgccaccccgttaatacggccaatttTTTTCGGCCGGTTGATGACCGcattaacggggttccactgcagcttggtatcatggtgtcaccatGATAAGCTACGTGAGGTGACAATTAGGTAATTCGAaatactgtattttcgaaacgaaggacgtcatggaactgaaaacttggaaaacgatttatttttcgggtatcttcaacctcctatagatgacaattcagaagaccttgctaatttgatgatctcactgtgaaaccatctatagtttgacaattacgtgctaCTGCAAAGCTTTGTTTATCTCGAAAACGGCGGCTTCATTAAACGCGTAAACGGGCTCAATTGGTCGGTTAGAAACAAAATACGAAAGCtacgttaaaggggctaggtcatgctattttaggcattttcagcactgatcgaatggtcatagaattaactaaaatatcaaaataactgttcaaaactatagaagaactctaacaaaacacagggaagccaagaagggacaggGATGGACAAAACCGGAGAGGaatgaaatggattgaatttgggtaaatttgaaaaacgtcggcccaccttttttcaaatttatatcagtctatatcaaaatgtcatttacaaagcttgaaaatcattctcagttgttatgtcgccgtgattttgcaaatgaaagactcttgctctgccaatttgacgtttagagctcataattaacaaaattaaacaaaattacctaaaatagcgtgacctagcccctttaagtaacTGTAGTAAGAATTAAAAGCTCACCTCAAAACCGTATTCTTCCCAGATCATCATCTGCGAACACGGGGCACCCGAACATTTCGTTCGTCCTCGCGAACTATCGGCAATTCATCGTACTGTTTGCACAGTCCGAACTTTGGTACTCTTCGTATGCGGATTGGCTCCGAAGTGTATTCTATTGTTACATACTCATTTTCGGAAAAACTAACACGATGGCAATAGTGACTACGCGCCATGCGCAGTAGTCACAAAAACTACCTcgtccaaaatgtatcaccctacttctTGCCActtggtattccgagtaaacgctttaaaaaagcgtcttgttgtaaataaaacgaaGGCATAAAGACTTTTTtcctagatctcagattataacgtacacctgcattggccaaatctgttaaaacCTCATTCATTACtgctaaagagcacgtgtaatgcttacctgctacatagtagaacctgtgcaactggctactttaatagacagggtctagctataaaagcctcagttagtcGTCCATGGTTCActttgcagtttgtcttctatggTAAATCAACTAGGTGTTTGCACTTTGTCAAAGTTTTCCCCttccctccctctctccctttggagatgggttggatatatcgctttgccgtCATGAAAATTGGGTCGCTgctgtttttttcaagtgttgagatatagtgcacatcttcacgtgtcgcgcacgtgacaaagtgttTTTTACGTGCAgcactgcacgaaagtttggtcatcttggaaagatgttttcacatctaaACTTTGTTTCTCTTtcgtttttttctgcaaaagactTTTCGATAAGTCATTTCTtttcatcttaaaccgttcaattagcgtttcctttctcaaacactgagcaagaatacccatcgatcagtaaaagCAATGTGCTTAGCCACTTTAGAATAAATACGCTATTTTTGCCTCGTttcaccacctgtaatgaagataatctgggtccgggtattcactacatacacagtcgaacatcatgagaatcgcaatgtaaggccgatgtaagaaggacatacttctctcttctcttttctttagtgctaaattaacgatacaccactgtacttttgcaggcccgagtattggctacttgtagcctctttgTTACTTTATATTAATGACTTGCCAAATTGTTCCAAGAAAATATCATTTCGaatctttgctgatgacacaaatatGTTTTACATAAGTGATATGCTACAACATCTTGAAACAGTCATGAATGAGGAATTGAAATTAGGTTTTGAGCACTGCATCGTAAACAAGCTATCCATAAGCCTTGCTAAGATAAACTATATCTTAATCTCAACTTCAAGATCTAATGAAAGTATAAACTTCATTCATAATATTGAATGCAAAAGTCGAATAAAATATCTAGGTGTctacaggcgcgtagcgtcctatacgcaaatacgcacgtgcgtacttgaagtgacaagaaaattttgagattttaagcaattgtttctatttttaaaattttacttgtacgcaaccaagatttccttatgaaaacaccactttcattaaattctaaaaactaaattaACAAAAGCTATACTATGTTCTCACGTAGTTTTGCATCGACtttttttacactaaacaatgcagtgttgtttggtcagcgtgcaacaaaaaggcgaagttgcaaaggagcgacgttccgagaacgttgttgacaattccagtcacgctagcacaaccaaaacaatgttttgtttgcgccaagtttgctcaaaataagggcaagacgctttgttctttgcttgtattaacacaactatttcgaacaagaaataaagaacgcagtatttttcgcttagtttacttaggtttctagatcatatgtacttgtgcgtacttgaaaaaatgaccacgctacgcgcctggtcTATATTGATCAAAACCTACATTGGGGACCCCAGATTCAACATATTAATAACAAACTAGCGAAAAATGTAGGCAtcattaataaattaaaatatcatGTAGACCTTCATACTTTAGAGCAgttgtatttttctttcatttaccCATATATAACTTATGGTATTACAAGTTGGGGCAGTGCTTGCAAGACCAGGTTacataaaattaaaactaaactgaataaatgtgttcGCAGCATCTTCTTTGCTAATAACAGAGACAATGCTGTGCCATACTTCAGTCTTTTAGAAATCC includes these proteins:
- the LOC138046591 gene encoding uncharacterized protein: MVAAVGSVILFTILAMSDEGSAETPVVVSSQASQGIPSSQTMMNRPPLPQVKPPPPLNLVDCSAKQWKLWKQAWLNFAIVSKISTQDDSYQKALFLCTIGQSALEIYNAFRYSTNDNPDKVDTIIAKFDEYFMGDVNETYERFKFNQRNQEAGESFDAYLTGLRNLTESCNFCTCPNMSDSLLRDRIVLGVRNEDARKRLLQERKLDLKKCIDICRTSESATTQLQAIGGKLEEIHTIKPEDSSLKIRGKRGGRTDDLNNQVSRKLKCKFCCKSHVLKEQLCPAWGKRCNLCGRMNHWKG